The proteins below are encoded in one region of Rhizobacter sp.:
- a CDS encoding TRAP transporter substrate-binding protein, whose translation MSTPAPQRRRFLKTATAAAAGAGALAAPMVSNAQTTSLRFQSTWPAKDIFHEYANDFAKKVNDMAGSRLKIEVLPAGAVVPAFQLLEAVNKGTLDGGHGVVAYHYGKNSALALWGSGPAFGMDPNMVLAWHNYGGGKALLEEIYKSIKMDVVSYLYGPMPTQPFGWFKKPIGKAADVKGMKFRTVGLAVDMYTAMGAAVNPLPGGEIVPALDRGLIDGAEFNNASSDKVLGFPDVAKNCMLQSFHQSGEQFEILFNKGKLDALPAELRAIVDYGVQAASADMSWKAIDRNSKDYDELKKMGVKFYKTPDAILKAQLDAWDDIMKKKGGENPLFKKVLDSQRAFAQRAKAWQNDYMVDFNMAYNRYFGRGAKKT comes from the coding sequence GTGAGCACACCCGCACCGCAACGTCGCCGCTTCCTCAAGACCGCCACGGCCGCTGCCGCCGGCGCTGGCGCACTCGCCGCCCCGATGGTGTCGAACGCGCAGACCACCTCGCTGCGCTTCCAGAGCACCTGGCCCGCGAAAGACATCTTCCACGAGTACGCCAACGACTTCGCCAAGAAGGTGAACGACATGGCGGGCAGCCGCCTCAAGATCGAGGTGCTGCCGGCAGGCGCCGTGGTGCCTGCGTTCCAGCTGCTCGAAGCCGTCAACAAGGGCACGCTCGACGGCGGCCACGGCGTGGTGGCCTACCACTACGGCAAGAACTCGGCGCTTGCGCTGTGGGGCTCGGGCCCGGCCTTCGGCATGGACCCGAACATGGTGCTCGCCTGGCACAACTACGGCGGCGGCAAGGCGCTGCTCGAAGAGATCTACAAGTCCATCAAGATGGACGTGGTCTCGTACCTCTACGGGCCGATGCCCACGCAACCGTTCGGTTGGTTCAAGAAGCCGATCGGCAAGGCGGCCGACGTGAAGGGCATGAAGTTCCGCACCGTCGGCCTAGCGGTCGACATGTACACCGCGATGGGCGCGGCGGTGAACCCGCTGCCCGGCGGCGAGATCGTGCCCGCGCTCGACCGCGGCCTGATCGACGGCGCCGAGTTCAACAACGCGTCGAGCGACAAGGTGCTGGGCTTCCCCGACGTGGCCAAGAACTGCATGCTGCAGAGCTTCCACCAGAGCGGCGAGCAGTTCGAGATCCTCTTCAACAAGGGCAAGCTCGACGCGCTGCCGGCCGAGCTGCGCGCCATCGTCGACTACGGCGTGCAGGCCGCGAGTGCCGACATGAGCTGGAAGGCCATCGACCGCAACTCGAAGGACTACGACGAGCTGAAGAAGATGGGCGTGAAGTTCTACAAGACGCCTGACGCCATCTTGAAGGCGCAGCTCGATGCGTGGGACGACATCATGAAGAAGAAGGGCGGCGAGAACCCGCTCTTCAAGAAGGTGCTCGACTCGCAGCGCGCCTTCGCGCAGCGCGCCAAGGCCTGGCAGAACGACTACATGGTCGACTTCAACATGGCCTACAACCGCTACTTCGGTCGCGGCGCGAAGAAGACCTGA
- a CDS encoding acyl-CoA dehydrogenase family protein, producing MLLSDDHRAIQDAVRAYVQDRIAPQAAQWDKSHHFPADELKGLAALGCYGVAVPTEWGGAGLDYLSLSLILEEIAAGDGATSTVVSVNNCPVCSILMAWGSEAQKAQWLKPLASGELLGAFCLTEPHVGSQADGLKTAATKDGEHYVLNGVKQFITSGKNGDVAIVMAVTDKAAGKKGISAFIVPTSTPGYTVARLEDKMGQHASDTAQILFENCRVPAANLIGDEGQGLKIALSGLEGGRIGIASQCVGMARAAFEAALRYAKERIAFGVPIFEHQAVQFSLSEMATQIEAARQLIHHAASLKDAGQPCLKEAAMAKLFASEMAERVCSAAIQVHGGYGYVSDFPVERIYRDVRVCQIYEGTSEVQKILIGRALA from the coding sequence ATGCTGCTGTCCGACGACCACCGCGCCATCCAGGACGCCGTGCGCGCCTACGTGCAAGACCGCATCGCGCCGCAGGCCGCGCAGTGGGACAAGTCCCACCACTTTCCCGCCGACGAGTTGAAAGGCCTGGCGGCGCTCGGCTGCTACGGCGTGGCCGTGCCCACCGAGTGGGGCGGTGCGGGGCTCGACTACTTGAGCCTCTCGCTCATCCTGGAAGAGATCGCCGCGGGTGACGGCGCCACCTCCACCGTCGTGAGCGTCAACAACTGCCCGGTGTGCTCCATCCTCATGGCCTGGGGCAGCGAGGCGCAGAAGGCGCAGTGGCTGAAGCCGCTCGCCAGCGGCGAGCTGCTCGGGGCCTTCTGTCTCACCGAGCCGCACGTGGGTTCGCAGGCCGACGGCCTCAAGACCGCCGCCACGAAAGACGGCGAGCACTACGTGCTCAACGGCGTGAAGCAGTTCATCACCAGCGGCAAGAACGGCGACGTCGCCATCGTGATGGCGGTCACCGACAAGGCCGCCGGCAAGAAAGGCATCAGCGCCTTCATCGTGCCCACGTCGACGCCGGGCTATACCGTCGCACGCCTCGAAGACAAGATGGGCCAGCACGCGAGCGACACCGCGCAGATCCTGTTCGAGAACTGCCGCGTGCCGGCGGCGAACCTGATCGGTGACGAAGGCCAGGGCCTGAAGATCGCGCTCTCGGGCCTGGAGGGCGGGCGCATCGGCATCGCCTCGCAATGCGTGGGCATGGCGCGTGCGGCCTTCGAGGCGGCGCTGCGCTACGCGAAGGAGCGCATCGCCTTCGGCGTGCCGATCTTCGAGCACCAGGCGGTGCAGTTCTCCTTGAGCGAGATGGCCACGCAGATCGAAGCGGCGCGCCAGCTCATCCACCACGCCGCGAGCTTGAAAGACGCCGGCCAGCCCTGCCTGAAGGAAGCCGCGATGGCCAAGCTCTTCGCGAGCGAGATGGCCGAGCGGGTGTGCTCGGCCGCGATCCAGGTGCATGGGGGTTACGGCTATGTGAGCGACTTCCCCGTCGAGCGGATCTACCGCGACGTGAGGGTCTGCCAGATCTACGAGGGCACGAGCGAAGTGCAGAAGATCCTCATCGGCCGCGCGCTGGCGTAA
- a CDS encoding histidinol-phosphate transaminase: MVTSPFWSEVVRGLVPYVPGEQPQIAGLVKLNTNENPYPPSPRVLAALHAEVGEGLRLYPEPTGRKLRETIAQHHGLTPDQVFVGNSSDEVLAHVFMALLNHAPRPLLFPDITYAFYPVYCGLYGIPYRAVPLADDLSLRIDDYLHAEAGAIIFPNPNAPTGRALPRTEIERLLIARPDTLVVIDEAYVDFGADSAVPLIAQHANLLVVHTLSKSRSLAGLRVGFAMGQAPLIEGLTRVKDSFNSYPLDRLATAGAIAAIEDVAYFEHTRDAVMATREWLVAALHTMGFETLPSEANFVFTRHPQHRGEALAAALRQQGVLVRRFAQPERIADHLRISVGDEAQTDRLLEALRNILADD; encoded by the coding sequence ATGGTGACCAGCCCCTTCTGGAGCGAGGTCGTGCGCGGCCTCGTGCCCTATGTGCCGGGCGAGCAGCCGCAGATCGCCGGCCTCGTGAAACTCAACACCAACGAGAACCCCTATCCACCGAGCCCGCGCGTGCTGGCCGCGCTGCATGCCGAGGTGGGCGAAGGCCTGCGCCTCTACCCCGAGCCCACAGGGCGCAAGTTGCGCGAGACCATCGCGCAGCACCACGGTCTCACGCCCGACCAGGTGTTCGTGGGCAACAGCTCCGACGAGGTGTTGGCGCACGTCTTCATGGCGCTGCTCAACCACGCGCCGCGCCCGCTGCTCTTCCCCGACATCACCTACGCCTTCTACCCGGTGTATTGCGGGCTCTACGGCATCCCGTACCGCGCCGTGCCGTTGGCCGACGACCTCAGCCTGCGCATCGACGACTACCTGCACGCCGAGGCCGGCGCGATCATCTTCCCCAACCCGAACGCGCCCACCGGTCGCGCACTGCCGCGCACGGAGATCGAGCGCCTGCTGATCGCGCGCCCCGACACGCTGGTCGTGATCGACGAAGCCTATGTCGACTTCGGCGCCGACTCGGCCGTGCCGCTGATCGCGCAGCACGCGAACCTGCTGGTGGTGCACACGCTGTCGAAGTCACGCTCGCTGGCCGGCCTGCGTGTCGGCTTCGCGATGGGCCAGGCGCCGCTGATCGAAGGGCTCACGCGGGTGAAGGACAGCTTCAACTCCTACCCGCTCGACCGCCTGGCCACGGCCGGCGCCATCGCCGCGATCGAAGACGTGGCCTACTTCGAGCACACCCGCGACGCGGTGATGGCCACCCGCGAATGGCTGGTGGCCGCGCTGCACACGATGGGCTTCGAGACCTTGCCGTCAGAGGCCAACTTCGTCTTCACCCGCCACCCGCAGCACCGCGGCGAGGCGCTCGCTGCCGCGCTGCGCCAGCAGGGCGTGCTGGTGCGGCGCTTCGCGCAACCGGAGCGCATTGCCGACCACCTGCGCATCAGCGTCGGCGACGAGGCCCAGACCGACCGCCTGCTGGAAGCGCTGCGCAACATCCTCGCCGACGACTGA
- a CDS encoding SDR family oxidoreductase, producing the protein MNVLIIGGSRGIGLEFVRQYRADKAQVTATARSDDALQTLRKLGATALQLDVASTESASRLGWQIEGAAFDVAIVVAGVYGPSTRGLQPPTEADFDTVMHTNVLGPMRVIPQIADALAPNAKLAVLSSRMGAIGPRSSASGWLYRASKAAVNSVLKDASIVLQGKATCVSFHPGWVRTDMGGEGADLAVDVSVGHMRRVIAGLSPADNGKFFDHDGTPIGW; encoded by the coding sequence ATGAACGTCCTCATCATCGGCGGCTCCCGCGGCATCGGCCTCGAGTTCGTGCGCCAGTACCGGGCCGACAAGGCGCAGGTCACCGCCACGGCGCGCAGCGATGACGCGCTGCAGACCTTGCGGAAGCTTGGCGCCACCGCCCTCCAACTCGACGTGGCCAGCACCGAGAGCGCCTCGCGCCTGGGCTGGCAGATCGAAGGCGCGGCCTTCGACGTGGCCATCGTGGTGGCGGGCGTCTACGGCCCGAGCACGCGCGGCCTGCAGCCGCCCACCGAAGCCGACTTCGACACCGTGATGCACACCAACGTGCTCGGCCCGATGCGCGTGATCCCGCAGATCGCCGATGCGCTGGCGCCGAATGCGAAGCTCGCCGTGCTGTCGTCGCGCATGGGGGCCATCGGCCCGCGCAGCTCGGCCAGCGGCTGGCTGTACCGCGCGTCGAAGGCGGCGGTCAACTCGGTGCTGAAGGATGCTTCCATCGTGTTGCAGGGCAAAGCCACCTGCGTGAGCTTCCACCCGGGCTGGGTGCGCACCGACATGGGCGGCGAGGGCGCCGACCTCGCGGTCGACGTGAGCGTGGGTCACATGCGGCGTGTGATCGCCGGCCTCTCACCGGCCGACAACGGCAAGTTTTTCGACCACGACGGGACACCCATCGGATGGTGA
- a CDS encoding acetyl-CoA C-acyltransferase produces MSTESIVIVSAARTPIGGLLGDFSNLAAHELGAVAIKAAVERAGIPGDAVNEVLMGNCLMAGQGQAPARQAALGAGLPQSAGAVTLSKMCGSGMRAMMFAHDMLKAETADVMVAGGMESMTNAPHLMFARKGVRYGAAQMFDHMAIDGLEDAYERGRAMGVFAEECVAKYQFSREAQDAFAIASTQRSKAANENGSFDWEIAPVTLKGKAGDTVVKHDEQPFKAKLDKIAGLKPAFKKDGTITAANASSISDGAAALVLMRESTAKQLKLAPVARIVGHAVHAQAPAWFTTAPVGAIDKLLKKNGWAAKDVDLWEVNEAFAAVTMAAMHEFKLPHEIVNVHGGACALGHPIGASGARIVVTLLGALRKQGKKRGVAALCIGGGEATALGVELV; encoded by the coding sequence ATGTCCACCGAATCCATCGTCATCGTCTCCGCCGCCCGCACGCCCATCGGGGGCCTGCTGGGTGATTTCAGCAACCTCGCCGCGCATGAGCTCGGTGCCGTCGCCATCAAGGCCGCGGTCGAGCGCGCCGGCATTCCGGGCGACGCCGTCAACGAAGTGCTGATGGGCAACTGCCTCATGGCCGGCCAGGGCCAGGCGCCGGCGCGCCAAGCCGCGCTTGGTGCGGGGCTGCCGCAGTCGGCCGGCGCCGTGACGCTGTCGAAGATGTGCGGCTCCGGCATGCGCGCGATGATGTTCGCGCACGACATGCTGAAGGCCGAAACCGCCGACGTGATGGTCGCCGGCGGCATGGAGAGCATGACCAACGCACCGCACCTCATGTTCGCGCGCAAGGGCGTGCGCTACGGCGCGGCGCAGATGTTCGACCACATGGCGATCGACGGCCTGGAAGACGCTTACGAGCGCGGCCGCGCGATGGGCGTGTTCGCAGAGGAGTGTGTGGCCAAGTACCAGTTCAGCCGCGAGGCGCAGGATGCGTTCGCCATCGCCTCCACCCAGCGCAGCAAGGCCGCCAATGAAAACGGCAGCTTCGACTGGGAGATCGCCCCCGTCACGCTCAAGGGCAAGGCGGGTGACACCGTGGTCAAGCACGACGAGCAGCCCTTCAAGGCCAAGCTCGACAAGATCGCGGGCTTGAAGCCCGCGTTCAAGAAAGACGGCACCATCACCGCGGCCAACGCCTCGAGCATCTCCGACGGCGCCGCCGCGCTGGTGCTGATGCGCGAGTCGACCGCGAAGCAGCTCAAGCTCGCGCCGGTAGCCCGCATCGTCGGCCACGCGGTGCACGCGCAGGCGCCGGCCTGGTTCACCACCGCGCCGGTGGGCGCGATCGACAAGCTGCTCAAGAAGAACGGCTGGGCGGCGAAGGACGTCGACCTGTGGGAAGTCAACGAAGCCTTCGCCGCCGTCACGATGGCGGCCATGCACGAGTTCAAGCTTCCGCACGAGATCGTCAACGTGCATGGCGGGGCGTGTGCGCTCGGCCACCCGATCGGGGCGAGCGGTGCGCGCATCGTGGTCACGCTGCTCGGGGCGCTGCGCAAGCAGGGCAAGAAGCGTGGGGTGGCGGCGCTGTGCATTGGCGGTGGCGAGGCCACGGCGCTCGGCGTGGAACTCGTCTGA
- the aceK gene encoding bifunctional isocitrate dehydrogenase kinase/phosphatase, which translates to MAVFPQELTDLRAFDIANAMLDGFDRHYTLFRETSAQAKKRFEAADWHGQQRAQRERIEFYDMRVDECAERLQTEFMASTLSMNVWQQVKLHYIGLLTNHHQPELAETFFNSVTTKILHRSYFHNDFIFLRPAVSTEYIENEEPTFQPTYRAYYPTKETMRDTWLRVVNNFQLAREFEDLGRDVDHVLTAVARELGDFRPRANFQLQVLSSLFFRNKGAYIVGKIINGFNETPFALAILHSPSSGLLIIDTMLFGEDELQMLFSFARAYFLVDMEIPSAYVQFLRSLMPRKPRSEIYNALGLQKQGKNLFYRDFLAHLRHSSDKFRIAPGIKGMVMLVFDLPSFPFVFKVIKDFYPAPKETSRELIMSKYLLVKTHDRVGRMADTLEYSNVAFPRARFEEELIAELKHFCPSLLEEDGDDLVIRHVYIERRMIPLNIYLQEAEPSRMAHAVVEYGNAIKDLVAANIFPGDMLWKNFGVTRNGKVVFYDYDEIEYLTDCNFRKVPTPRNEEEEMSGEIWYSVGKHDVFPETFGPFLLGNPAVRDVFLKHHGDLLDVAFWQGHKDRILAGHVHDVFPYDPSKRFKNQRRLRDGVPPDGQERRRSELQPENPSALDNSLA; encoded by the coding sequence ATGGCCGTCTTCCCGCAGGAGCTGACCGACCTGCGTGCCTTCGACATCGCCAACGCGATGCTCGACGGCTTCGACCGCCACTACACGCTCTTTCGCGAGACCAGCGCGCAGGCGAAAAAGCGCTTCGAGGCCGCCGACTGGCACGGCCAGCAGCGTGCCCAGCGCGAGCGCATCGAGTTCTACGACATGCGCGTCGACGAATGCGCTGAGCGGCTGCAGACGGAGTTCATGGCGAGCACCTTGTCGATGAACGTGTGGCAGCAGGTCAAGCTGCACTACATCGGCCTGCTCACCAACCACCACCAGCCCGAGCTGGCCGAGACCTTCTTCAATTCGGTCACGACCAAGATCCTGCACCGCAGCTACTTCCACAACGACTTCATCTTCCTGCGCCCGGCCGTCAGCACCGAGTACATCGAGAACGAAGAGCCCACCTTCCAGCCCACCTACCGCGCCTACTACCCCACCAAGGAGACGATGCGCGACACCTGGCTGCGCGTGGTCAACAACTTCCAGCTCGCGCGCGAGTTCGAAGACCTCGGCCGCGACGTCGACCACGTGCTCACCGCCGTGGCGCGCGAGCTGGGCGACTTCCGCCCGCGCGCCAACTTCCAGCTGCAGGTGCTGAGCTCGCTCTTCTTCCGCAACAAGGGCGCCTACATCGTCGGCAAGATCATCAACGGCTTCAACGAGACGCCGTTCGCACTGGCCATCCTGCATTCGCCGAGCTCGGGCCTGCTCATCATCGACACCATGCTCTTCGGCGAAGACGAGCTGCAGATGCTGTTCAGCTTCGCGCGCGCCTACTTCCTGGTCGACATGGAGATCCCGTCGGCGTATGTGCAGTTCCTGCGCTCGCTGATGCCGAGGAAGCCCCGCTCCGAGATCTACAACGCGCTCGGCCTGCAGAAGCAGGGCAAGAACCTCTTCTACCGCGACTTCCTCGCGCACCTGCGGCATTCGTCCGACAAGTTCCGCATCGCGCCCGGCATCAAGGGCATGGTGATGCTGGTGTTCGACCTGCCTTCGTTCCCCTTCGTCTTCAAGGTCATCAAGGACTTCTACCCCGCGCCCAAGGAGACCTCGCGCGAGCTGATCATGAGCAAGTACCTGCTCGTGAAGACGCACGACCGCGTGGGCCGCATGGCCGACACGCTGGAGTACAGCAACGTGGCCTTCCCGCGGGCGCGCTTCGAGGAAGAGCTGATCGCCGAGCTGAAGCACTTCTGCCCGAGCCTGCTCGAAGAAGACGGCGACGACCTGGTGATCCGCCACGTCTACATCGAGCGGCGCATGATCCCGCTCAACATCTACCTGCAGGAGGCCGAGCCCTCGCGCATGGCGCATGCCGTCGTCGAATACGGCAACGCCATCAAGGACCTGGTGGCGGCCAACATCTTCCCCGGTGACATGCTGTGGAAGAACTTCGGCGTCACCCGCAACGGCAAGGTCGTGTTCTACGACTACGACGAGATCGAGTACCTGACCGACTGCAACTTCCGCAAGGTGCCCACGCCGCGCAACGAGGAAGAAGAGATGTCGGGCGAGATCTGGTACAGCGTGGGCAAGCACGACGTCTTCCCCGAGACCTTCGGCCCCTTCCTGCTCGGCAACCCGGCGGTGCGCGACGTGTTCCTGAAGCACCACGGCGACCTGCTCGACGTGGCGTTCTGGCAAGGCCACAAGGACCGCATCCTCGCGGGCCATGTGCACGACGTGTTCCCGTATGACCCGTCGAAGCGCTTCAAGAACCAGCGCCGGCTGCGCGATGGCGTTCCGCCCGATGGGCAGGAGCGGCGCCGTTCGGAGCTGCAGCCCGAGAACCCGTCGGCGCTCGACAACAGCCTGGCCTAA
- the can gene encoding carbonate dehydratase yields MSNELSELFGNNLRWARDTEARSPGFFTSLLKQQAPQYLWIGCADSRVPANDLVGLLPGELFVHRNVANVVVHSDLNCLSVIQFATDMLKVKHIIVVGHSNCGGVAAALRDQRVGLADNWIRHVQDVRNRHQNWLDMVDASQRVNALCELNVIEQALNACQTTIVQDAWGRGQELVVHGWVYGLHNGLLQDLHMTVSGPDEAVPAYEKAITDVRLRYTPDTAPDLAPVTAHGAL; encoded by the coding sequence ATGAGCAACGAACTTTCAGAACTCTTCGGCAACAACCTGCGCTGGGCGCGCGACACCGAAGCGCGCAGCCCCGGCTTCTTCACCAGCCTGCTCAAGCAGCAGGCGCCGCAGTACCTGTGGATCGGCTGTGCCGACAGCCGCGTGCCGGCGAACGACCTGGTCGGCCTGCTGCCGGGCGAGCTCTTCGTGCACCGCAACGTCGCCAACGTGGTCGTGCACTCCGACCTCAACTGCCTGTCGGTGATCCAGTTCGCGACCGACATGCTGAAGGTCAAGCACATCATCGTCGTGGGCCACTCCAACTGCGGCGGTGTGGCCGCGGCCCTGCGTGACCAGCGGGTGGGCCTCGCCGACAACTGGATCCGCCACGTGCAAGACGTGCGCAACCGCCATCAGAACTGGCTCGACATGGTCGACGCGAGCCAGCGGGTCAACGCCCTGTGCGAGCTGAACGTGATCGAACAGGCGCTCAACGCCTGCCAGACCACCATCGTGCAAGACGCCTGGGGCCGCGGCCAGGAGCTGGTGGTGCACGGCTGGGTCTATGGCTTGCACAACGGCCTGCTGCAAGACCTGCACATGACGGTCTCCGGCCCCGACGAGGCGGTGCCCGCGTATGAGAAGGCCATCACCGACGTGCGGCTGCGCTACACGCCCGACACGGCACCCGACCTGGCCCCCGTCACCGCGCACGGCGCCCTATGA
- a CDS encoding isovaleryl-CoA dehydrogenase: MNLPGLNFQLGDDIDALRESVHDFAQAEIAPRAAEIDKSDQFPMDLWRKMGALGVLGVTVGEEYGGAGMGYLAHMVAMEEISRASASVGLSYGAHSNLCVNQIRRNGNEAQRKKYLPKLISGEHVGALAMSEPNAGSDVISMKLKAEDKGGYYLLNGSKFWITNGPDADTLVVYAKTEPELGARGVTAFLIEKGMKGFSIAQKLDKLGMRGSHTGELVFQNVEVPAENVLGALNGGAKVLMSGLDYERAVLAAGPIGIMQSVMDNVVPYIHDRKQFGQSIGEFQLIQGKVADMYTVLQAARAYCYTVGKNLDALGEQHVRQVRKDCASVILWCAEKATWMAGEGIQIFGGNGYINEYPLGRLWRDAKLYEIGAGTSEIRRMLIGRELFAETM, translated from the coding sequence CTGCCCGGCCTCAACTTCCAGCTCGGCGACGACATCGACGCCCTGCGCGAGAGCGTGCACGACTTCGCGCAGGCCGAGATCGCGCCACGCGCTGCCGAGATCGACAAGAGCGACCAGTTCCCGATGGACCTGTGGCGCAAGATGGGCGCACTCGGGGTGCTCGGCGTGACGGTGGGTGAGGAATACGGCGGCGCCGGCATGGGCTACCTCGCGCACATGGTGGCGATGGAGGAGATCAGCCGCGCCTCGGCCAGCGTGGGCCTCTCGTATGGCGCGCACAGCAACCTGTGCGTGAACCAGATCCGCCGCAACGGCAACGAGGCGCAGCGCAAGAAGTATTTGCCCAAGCTCATCAGCGGCGAGCACGTGGGGGCGCTTGCGATGAGCGAGCCCAACGCCGGCTCCGACGTCATCAGCATGAAGCTGAAGGCGGAAGACAAAGGCGGCTACTACCTGCTCAACGGCAGCAAGTTCTGGATCACCAACGGCCCCGATGCCGACACGCTGGTGGTCTACGCCAAGACCGAGCCCGAGCTGGGGGCACGCGGCGTGACCGCCTTCCTCATCGAGAAAGGCATGAAGGGCTTTTCCATCGCGCAGAAGCTCGACAAGCTCGGCATGCGCGGCAGCCACACCGGCGAGCTGGTGTTCCAGAACGTCGAGGTGCCCGCCGAGAACGTGCTGGGCGCGCTCAACGGCGGCGCGAAAGTCTTGATGAGCGGCCTCGACTACGAGCGCGCCGTGCTCGCCGCCGGCCCCATTGGCATCATGCAATCGGTGATGGACAACGTGGTGCCTTATATCCACGACCGCAAGCAGTTCGGCCAGAGCATCGGCGAGTTCCAGCTGATCCAGGGCAAGGTGGCCGACATGTACACCGTGCTGCAGGCCGCCCGCGCCTATTGCTACACCGTCGGCAAGAACCTCGATGCGCTGGGCGAGCAGCACGTGCGCCAGGTCCGCAAGGACTGCGCAAGCGTCATCCTCTGGTGCGCCGAGAAGGCCACCTGGATGGCCGGCGAGGGCATCCAGATCTTCGGCGGCAACGGCTACATCAACGAGTACCCGCTGGGCCGCCTGTGGCGCGACGCCAAGCTCTACGAGATCGGCGCCGGCACCAGCGAGATCCGCCGCATGCTGATCGGCCGCGAGCTGTTCGCCGAGACGATGTGA